From Chloroflexota bacterium, a single genomic window includes:
- a CDS encoding Gfo/Idh/MocA family oxidoreductase — protein MLQIGLIGLGGIASAHLEGLALLEAEGLARCVAGAEPVAERREERRTAFGIPKVYASHRDLLADPDVEAVGILLPHHLHAGVTVEALDAGKHVLVEKPMAVTMDECDRMIEAEARNRRLLQIGLTGQYRPAMRTARAFLDTNALGPVIQVLALVSAKLPYEHRDRRMRTRAMGGGQWLGDGAHMVDWVTHLIGAKAVSVKAVLGAYMHYLSGEDTATALIQYANGVAGVVIMVAHSRGPEETGLVDVHGAQGRLQLDWMSDPGRHGRVRAGQDGAWRDLDIEPINDFAEQYRDFATAIATNDRPPASSAYGRHIMEILFAAERSSVTGREVVLEPLEREPW, from the coding sequence ATGCTCCAGATCGGGCTGATTGGACTGGGCGGCATCGCCTCCGCGCACCTGGAGGGCCTCGCCCTGCTCGAGGCCGAAGGCCTGGCCCGCTGCGTGGCCGGTGCCGAGCCTGTCGCCGAGCGACGCGAGGAGCGCCGCACGGCCTTCGGCATTCCCAAGGTCTACGCCAGCCACCGCGATCTGTTGGCCGACCCGGACGTCGAGGCCGTGGGGATCCTCTTGCCCCATCACCTGCACGCCGGCGTCACCGTCGAAGCCCTGGACGCCGGCAAGCACGTGCTGGTCGAGAAACCCATGGCCGTCACCATGGACGAGTGCGACCGCATGATCGAGGCCGAAGCGCGAAACCGTCGACTCCTGCAGATCGGCCTCACCGGCCAATATCGGCCGGCGATGCGCACGGCGCGGGCTTTCCTGGACACCAACGCCCTCGGCCCCGTCATCCAGGTTCTGGCGCTCGTGAGCGCCAAGCTGCCCTATGAGCACCGCGACCGGCGCATGCGGACCCGCGCCATGGGCGGCGGCCAATGGCTCGGAGACGGCGCCCACATGGTCGACTGGGTGACGCATCTGATCGGCGCCAAGGCGGTGTCGGTGAAGGCGGTTCTCGGGGCGTACATGCACTACCTGTCGGGGGAGGACACCGCCACCGCGCTCATCCAATACGCCAACGGGGTCGCCGGCGTGGTGATCATGGTGGCCCATTCACGCGGTCCCGAAGAGACGGGTCTGGTCGACGTCCACGGCGCCCAGGGGCGGCTGCAACTGGATTGGATGAGCGACCCCGGACGGCACGGCCGGGTGCGCGCGGGACAGGACGGCGCGTGGCGCGATCTGGACATCGAGCCCATCAACGACTTTGCCGAGCAGTACCGCGACTTCGCCACCGCGATCGCGACGAATGACCGGCCGCCGGCCAGCAGCGCCTACGGCCGCCACATCATGGAAATCTTGTTCGCGGCCGAGCGCTCCAGCGTCACCGGCCGCGAGGTCGTGCTGGAGCCGCTGGAACGGGAGCCCTGGTAA
- a CDS encoding family 10 glycosylhydrolase — protein MSDAITDRGFRAAPRYVADFDRCTPAEALATDATRGHWQTLSFEADGVSGTMLFAGPETLAPDVTYPLRVEGWHAISVGVHPTAGGESDFSLVQVMLSGDSAFSTLTWSTEGHHLRRKELQEIFWKVADLTGQEVVFSQLHRRIDSGDGLASVQSGSARIAYLKLVPLAEDEVQQLVGERTSGRDRRLWAHNDAHGPHYTYRMTTAAEVRREIEPYRDTDFSRMYWESGAGDLMRYFTKIGRTATAHGVEMFPRVGDRLLAESWRSYHEQGIDPFQVALEHTHELGMEFHAAYRLAAWTYPPPMNQEYLDGYFQDHPQWRCLDRDGRELPRMSYAFPEVQDYCLAALREMAEFDLDGICLLFNRRPPYLMYEQPLIEGFAASHGADPRELPEDDPEWLTYRGGVLTGFMRRVRQEMDAVAREQGRRRIEVSACVQGLMAENVLFGCDVATWAREGLIDALIPYSAAPLAMPTNEDTWSAPEQLTPFVEATRGTACTLAPNVMPRHMSPEDFRRKAHLIYGTGAEHLFFWDCAGPGGRANSLPMWNALRRLGHREEIAEWVAAGEPALGDWTVPLNDLAGWDMTVIAPG, from the coding sequence ATGTCCGATGCCATCACCGACCGTGGATTTCGCGCCGCGCCGCGCTACGTCGCCGATTTCGACCGCTGCACGCCGGCCGAGGCACTGGCAACGGACGCCACCCGGGGCCACTGGCAGACGCTGTCGTTCGAGGCCGACGGCGTTTCCGGGACGATGCTCTTCGCCGGCCCGGAGACTCTGGCTCCGGACGTGACCTATCCGCTCCGTGTCGAGGGCTGGCACGCGATCTCGGTGGGCGTGCATCCGACCGCGGGAGGCGAAAGCGACTTCTCGCTGGTCCAGGTGATGCTCAGCGGCGATTCCGCGTTCTCAACGCTCACTTGGAGCACGGAGGGCCACCACCTGCGCCGCAAGGAGTTGCAGGAGATCTTTTGGAAGGTCGCCGATCTCACGGGCCAAGAGGTGGTGTTCTCGCAGTTGCACCGGCGCATCGATTCGGGCGATGGGCTCGCGTCCGTGCAGTCCGGCTCGGCGCGCATCGCCTACCTGAAGCTGGTGCCGCTGGCGGAGGACGAGGTGCAGCAACTGGTCGGTGAGCGCACGTCGGGCCGGGACCGCCGCCTGTGGGCGCACAACGACGCGCACGGTCCGCACTACACCTATCGCATGACGACTGCCGCGGAGGTCAGGCGCGAGATCGAGCCGTACCGCGACACGGACTTCAGCCGGATGTACTGGGAGTCGGGCGCGGGCGATCTGATGCGCTACTTCACCAAGATCGGGCGCACGGCCACCGCGCACGGGGTCGAGATGTTTCCGCGCGTCGGGGATCGCCTCCTGGCCGAAAGCTGGCGCAGCTATCACGAACAGGGCATCGACCCGTTTCAGGTGGCGCTCGAGCACACCCACGAGCTGGGGATGGAGTTCCATGCCGCCTACCGGCTCGCCGCCTGGACCTATCCGCCGCCGATGAACCAGGAATACCTGGACGGGTATTTCCAGGACCATCCCCAGTGGCGCTGCCTGGACCGCGACGGGCGCGAGCTGCCGCGCATGTCCTACGCATTTCCCGAAGTGCAGGACTATTGCCTGGCGGCGCTGCGCGAGATGGCCGAGTTCGACCTGGACGGCATTTGCCTGCTGTTCAACCGCCGGCCGCCGTACCTGATGTACGAGCAGCCGTTGATCGAGGGATTCGCCGCCAGCCACGGCGCCGATCCGCGCGAGCTGCCCGAGGACGATCCCGAGTGGTTGACCTATCGCGGGGGCGTGCTGACGGGATTCATGCGCCGGGTGCGGCAGGAGATGGACGCCGTCGCGCGTGAGCAGGGCCGGCGCCGAATCGAGGTCTCGGCGTGCGTGCAGGGACTGATGGCGGAGAACGTGCTCTTCGGCTGCGACGTGGCCACCTGGGCGCGGGAGGGACTGATCGACGCGCTGATTCCCTACAGCGCCGCGCCGCTGGCCATGCCCACCAACGAGGACACGTGGTCAGCGCCCGAGCAGCTGACGCCGTTCGTGGAGGCCACGCGCGGCACCGCCTGCACGCTGGCGCCGAATGTGATGCCGCGTCACATGAGCCCCGAGGACTTCCGGCGCAAGGCGCACCTGATCTACGGCACCGGGGCCGAGCACTTGTTCTTCTGGGACTGCGCGGGGCCCGGCGGACGCGCCAACTCGCTGCCGATGTGGAACGCGTTGCGGCGGCTGGGTCACCGCGAAGAAATCGCCGAGTGGGTGGCGGCCGGCGAGCCGGCGCTGGGCGATTGGACGGTGCCATTGAACGACCTCGCCGGTTGGGACATGACGGTCATCGCGCCGGGATAG
- a CDS encoding ureidoglycolate lyase → MPDLTVRPLSVRPLEAMAFRPFGAVIAPETADAPSLNRSPGNLGFLWVHKELEFPKAAYMCSLRYYYRGNRCEFLQKHPDSTVTLIPVSGVSAIVVAPDDPSGGPDVDAAQAFLLEPGRGAVIHRGVWLRYAYPLTPFADFAYVTQRVDPATANVSDDTVRANLDTDLGLVFDLVFDVPAGEGYAHTPSGALAAAPDRNPPHA, encoded by the coding sequence GTGCCCGACTTAACCGTGCGCCCGCTCTCCGTCCGCCCGCTGGAAGCAATGGCGTTCCGCCCGTTCGGCGCGGTGATCGCGCCCGAAACGGCCGACGCCCCGAGCCTGAACCGCTCGCCGGGCAATCTGGGCTTTCTCTGGGTGCACAAGGAGCTGGAGTTCCCCAAAGCGGCCTATATGTGCAGCCTGCGGTACTACTACCGCGGCAACCGCTGCGAATTCCTCCAAAAGCACCCGGATAGCACCGTCACGCTCATTCCCGTCAGCGGCGTGAGCGCGATCGTGGTCGCTCCGGATGATCCGAGCGGCGGACCGGACGTGGACGCCGCCCAGGCCTTTCTGCTGGAGCCGGGACGCGGCGCGGTGATTCACCGCGGCGTGTGGCTGCGCTATGCCTATCCCCTCACGCCGTTCGCCGATTTCGCCTACGTGACCCAGCGTGTCGACCCCGCCACGGCCAACGTCAGCGACGACACCGTGCGGGCAAACCTGGACACCGACCTCGGCCTGGTGTTCGACCTGGTGTTCGACGTGCCGGCGGGCGAGGGTTACGCCCACACGCCCAGCGGCGCGCTGGCCGCGGCGCCTGATCGCAACCCGCCGCACGCCTAG
- a CDS encoding sugar phosphate isomerase/epimerase, giving the protein MRLGLLVRLFTATHGRIDVESSAGAAKPRWERSTVTRAEFEASLDLAAEIGAAVVEITQAGQPAAAELLVANPRLRRELAAMVADRGLSIAALNAAGMPLHPRIGGRARRLIRRTIELASLLDVRTVISMSGTGGDGPAASTVNWVSFPWPEESVALRERHWQASVGLWRDLAGYATSRGIEHVALELHPMHLVYNVPTFNRLHEAVGPVISANVDPSHLFWQGMDPSAVVRALGNSVAHVHVKDTQLVTDELATAGVLDGRAFGADAPRAWVHRTVGRGHGDDVWTAFFQALRDVGYCGALSLENEDPYQSYAEGVREAAAYVKPIVATLE; this is encoded by the coding sequence ATGCGGCTGGGCCTGTTGGTTCGCCTGTTCACGGCGACGCATGGGCGGATCGACGTGGAGTCGAGCGCCGGCGCGGCCAAGCCGCGCTGGGAACGATCCACCGTCACCCGGGCCGAATTCGAGGCGTCACTGGACCTGGCGGCCGAAATTGGCGCCGCGGTGGTCGAGATCACGCAAGCCGGTCAGCCGGCGGCGGCCGAGCTACTCGTGGCGAATCCTCGCCTGCGGCGCGAGCTGGCCGCCATGGTCGCGGACCGTGGACTCTCGATCGCGGCGCTCAATGCCGCCGGCATGCCGCTGCACCCACGCATCGGCGGGCGCGCCCGGCGGCTCATCCGGCGCACCATCGAGCTGGCCAGCCTGCTGGACGTTCGCACCGTCATCAGCATGTCCGGCACGGGCGGCGACGGTCCGGCGGCCAGCACGGTCAACTGGGTCAGCTTTCCCTGGCCCGAGGAGTCGGTCGCCCTGCGCGAGCGCCACTGGCAAGCGTCCGTGGGCCTCTGGCGCGACCTGGCGGGCTATGCGACCAGCCGCGGGATCGAGCACGTGGCGCTGGAGCTGCACCCCATGCACCTGGTCTACAACGTCCCGACGTTCAATCGGCTGCACGAAGCGGTGGGACCCGTCATCTCCGCCAACGTGGACCCCAGCCACCTCTTCTGGCAGGGCATGGATCCTTCCGCGGTGGTGCGCGCTCTGGGCAACTCGGTGGCGCACGTGCACGTCAAGGACACGCAGCTCGTGACCGACGAGCTCGCCACGGCAGGCGTGCTGGACGGACGCGCATTCGGCGCAGACGCCCCGCGCGCCTGGGTGCACCGCACCGTGGGCCGCGGGCACGGTGACGATGTGTGGACGGCGTTCTTCCAGGCGCTGCGGGACGTTGGCTACTGCGGCGCGCTGAGCCTCGAGAACGAGGATCCCTATCAGAGCTACGCGGAGGGCGTGCGGGAAGCCGCGGCCTACGTGAAACCAATCGTGGCGACCCTTGAGTAA
- a CDS encoding Gfo/Idh/MocA family oxidoreductase → MILQEPETPPPAALDEITAVPLTPPSLGKPIPQDLRIGLIGAGRVVHNSVLPAYRQAGITPVAAADPDPEARAAVQRRWGITHVFADFREMLDAVDLDVADVNIRWDVGLSPARVAAVEEAARRGIHVLMAKPFAATYAQCRAMVEAAQGGGVTLAVDHNTRFAPVPFGIRSLIRAGVTGPLISASYLYHSAVGRQHTNAFDAAYDNVVHAADTLLTWFEQEPEEVYAHWSRRVDGVGSVFSGTLRFADGANATILFDFATRHRRQMDFVAVGERASVDGRQDAGAPPPATMRRPTLRYGPHTPRGLVVELPLHYSLMPDSFLASRADFLQAIAEGREPWANGAQVLRTMRTHIALCRSAAEGRPVRPASIEESA, encoded by the coding sequence ATGATCCTCCAAGAGCCGGAAACGCCCCCGCCGGCTGCTCTCGACGAAATCACAGCCGTTCCGCTGACGCCGCCCTCGCTCGGCAAGCCGATCCCGCAAGACCTGCGCATTGGGCTCATCGGCGCCGGTCGCGTGGTGCACAACTCGGTCCTCCCGGCCTATCGCCAAGCCGGGATCACCCCCGTGGCCGCCGCCGATCCCGACCCCGAGGCGCGCGCCGCCGTGCAGCGGCGCTGGGGCATCACGCACGTGTTCGCGGACTTTCGGGAGATGCTCGACGCGGTCGATCTCGACGTGGCGGACGTGAACATTCGCTGGGACGTGGGGCTCTCTCCTGCGCGCGTCGCCGCGGTCGAGGAAGCCGCCCGGCGCGGCATCCACGTGCTCATGGCCAAACCCTTCGCCGCCACCTACGCCCAGTGCCGGGCCATGGTCGAGGCGGCCCAGGGCGGCGGCGTCACCCTCGCGGTCGACCACAACACGCGCTTCGCGCCGGTGCCCTTTGGCATCCGGTCGCTGATCCGGGCCGGCGTGACGGGACCGCTGATTTCGGCCTCATACCTCTACCACTCCGCCGTCGGGCGTCAGCACACCAACGCCTTCGACGCGGCGTACGACAACGTGGTCCACGCCGCCGACACCCTGCTGACCTGGTTCGAGCAGGAGCCGGAGGAGGTCTACGCGCATTGGAGCCGTCGGGTCGATGGCGTGGGCTCGGTGTTCAGCGGCACGCTCAGGTTCGCCGACGGCGCCAACGCCACGATCCTCTTTGACTTCGCCACGCGCCACCGGCGCCAGATGGACTTCGTGGCCGTGGGCGAGCGCGCCAGCGTCGACGGTCGCCAGGACGCCGGCGCGCCGCCGCCCGCGACGATGCGGCGACCGACGCTGCGCTACGGGCCGCACACCCCACGCGGGCTCGTGGTCGAGCTGCCGCTGCACTACTCCCTCATGCCGGACTCCTTCCTGGCCTCCCGCGCCGACTTCCTGCAGGCCATTGCCGAGGGACGCGAGCCGTGGGCGAACGGGGCACAGGTGCTGCGCACCATGCGCACGCACATCGCGCTGTGCCGGTCGGCCGCCGAGGGTCGCCCCGTCCGGCCGGCGTCAATCGAAGAGTCGGCCTAG
- a CDS encoding type II toxin-antitoxin system HicB family antitoxin: MEYKGYLAEVEYDDSVQRLHGQVINTGAYPIATFETADPERLREEFHRSIDEYLASCVEDGVEPIPPFSAKLQLRLGSDLHRRVTVAAAESGQSIDGWITQVLDERVRSAAGDAP, encoded by the coding sequence ATGGAGTACAAGGGCTACCTGGCCGAAGTCGAATACGACGACTCCGTCCAACGGCTGCACGGCCAGGTGATCAACACCGGTGCCTATCCCATCGCTACCTTCGAGACCGCCGATCCAGAGCGCCTGCGGGAGGAGTTCCACAGATCAATCGACGAGTACCTCGCGTCGTGCGTCGAGGACGGCGTCGAGCCCATTCCTCCCTTTTCCGCCAAGCTCCAACTGCGACTCGGCAGCGACCTCCATCGGCGCGTCACCGTGGCCGCCGCCGAGAGTGGCCAGAGCATCGATGGCTGGATTACGCAAGTGCTAGACGAGCGGGTGCGGTCGGCCGCCGGCGACGCTCCTTAG
- a CDS encoding pentapeptide repeat-containing protein, translating to MTRAALPPGRTSLPIRRSVAFVAAYLAFALAVLALAALAVGLVISQPFAIVGTCTIESEFTAVWRDEPTNCPDRDLVDVDLSGAYLRDSIFSGADLSGANLKGADLRFADFIDATLDGADLSDTNVYGATFRDARLIAARFDGATMTGANLQNADLSEASLRNVDAAWIELDNSVAANIDMHGASLSRARFYRTQLPGADLSNVELTNSSMIRVDMSGGALRDAMIINTDVYASNFSQAQLSGMRVYGSEFRRTDFSGAVLTDVTVSGTLLMDSDFSGYEEYGASADFRGATIRASVFDDGDLSHANVTDTETFAVGFRRSNLQNADFSRAELIRASFTNADLRSAQLTDADLTRSNLDGALLQDADLTNANLTGAELIGADLTGAVLEGTNLTDALFSERMRQRGDGQR from the coding sequence TTGACGCGTGCGGCGCTGCCGCCTGGGAGGACTTCGCTGCCCATTCGCCGCTCCGTCGCGTTCGTCGCCGCCTACCTGGCCTTCGCGCTGGCCGTCCTGGCGCTTGCGGCCCTCGCCGTGGGCCTGGTGATCAGCCAGCCGTTTGCCATCGTCGGCACTTGCACCATTGAGTCCGAATTCACGGCGGTTTGGCGTGATGAGCCCACCAACTGTCCCGACCGCGACCTGGTCGACGTTGACCTTTCAGGCGCGTACCTCCGCGACTCAATCTTTTCCGGCGCAGACTTGTCCGGAGCCAACCTGAAGGGCGCGGACCTTCGGTTCGCCGACTTCATCGACGCCACGCTGGACGGCGCCGATCTTTCGGACACCAACGTCTACGGGGCCACCTTCCGGGACGCCCGGCTGATCGCCGCTCGGTTTGACGGCGCCACCATGACTGGCGCGAATCTGCAGAACGCCGACCTCAGCGAAGCGAGCCTGCGCAATGTCGACGCCGCCTGGATCGAACTGGATAACTCCGTCGCGGCCAATATCGACATGCACGGCGCCTCGCTCAGCCGAGCGCGGTTCTATAGGACGCAGCTCCCCGGCGCCGACCTGAGCAACGTCGAGCTCACGAACTCCAGCATGATCCGCGTCGACATGTCCGGAGGCGCCTTGCGCGACGCGATGATCATCAACACCGACGTCTATGCCTCCAACTTCTCGCAGGCGCAGTTGAGCGGCATGCGGGTGTATGGGTCCGAATTTCGCCGCACCGACTTCAGCGGCGCGGTGCTCACCGACGTCACCGTTTCGGGCACCCTGCTCATGGATTCCGACTTTTCCGGGTACGAGGAATACGGCGCCAGTGCCGACTTTCGCGGGGCCACCATTCGCGCCTCGGTCTTCGACGATGGTGACCTTTCACACGCAAACGTGACCGATACGGAAACGTTTGCCGTGGGATTCCGCCGGTCAAATCTCCAGAATGCCGACTTCAGCCGCGCCGAGCTGATCCGCGCCTCGTTCACGAATGCCGATTTGCGCAGCGCGCAGCTCACCGACGCCGACCTCACGAGATCGAATCTGGACGGCGCGCTGCTGCAAGACGCCGACCTGACCAACGCCAACCTTACCGGCGCCGAGCTGATCGGCGCGGACCTGACCGGCGCCGTGCTCGAAGGCACGAACCTCACGGACGCACTCTTCAGCGAGCGGATGCGGCAACGAGGCGACGGGCAGCGCTAG
- a CDS encoding ankyrin repeat domain-containing protein yields the protein MSEVAAALDCGADIEATSRDGWTPLHKAAAWSNKPTVVALLLDRGADLEATDDEGWTPLHAAAAHASVPAVVVELLDRGANIEARTAEGNVPLHYSALNESSTANIAVLLDRGADIAAADDDGWTTLHFAAALTTDPAVITELLDRGASLEARTNAGEVPLHQAAALNTSITILTLLLDLGADIDTTDNDGWTALHWATVNDNPWVVRTLLERGANMAAVDNAGSTPVRIAISSNNSAALNIFREFGAGG from the coding sequence GTGTCCGAAGTAGCCGCCGCGTTGGATTGCGGGGCGGACATCGAGGCGACAAGTCGCGATGGCTGGACGCCGTTGCATAAGGCGGCGGCATGGAGCAACAAACCAACGGTCGTCGCGCTGCTGCTGGACCGTGGCGCCGACCTCGAGGCGACGGATGACGAGGGATGGACGCCCCTCCACGCGGCCGCGGCACACGCCAGCGTGCCAGCGGTTGTCGTGGAACTGCTGGACCGCGGCGCCAACATCGAAGCGCGAACGGCAGAGGGCAACGTGCCCTTGCACTACTCAGCCCTCAACGAGTCGTCCACGGCCAACATCGCGGTGCTGCTGGATCGCGGCGCCGACATCGCCGCGGCGGACGATGACGGCTGGACCACCCTGCACTTTGCAGCCGCCCTCACCACTGACCCGGCGGTCATCACCGAGTTGCTGGACCGGGGCGCAAGTCTCGAAGCAAGAACCAATGCCGGTGAGGTGCCCTTACACCAGGCCGCCGCCCTGAATACCTCGATCACCATTCTCACCCTGCTGCTGGATCTCGGCGCCGATATCGATACAACGGACAACGACGGCTGGACGGCCCTGCATTGGGCGACGGTGAACGACAATCCGTGGGTGGTTCGCACGCTCCTCGAACGCGGAGCGAACATGGCGGCCGTGGACAACGCCGGCAGCACCCCCGTACGCATCGCCATCTCCAGCAACAACTCAGCGGCTTTGAATATCTTTCGGGAATTCGGCGCCGGCGGTTAG
- a CDS encoding sialidase family protein, producing MLRQATYERNGRTASISVERIDTWFETTDSVINFPGLVELEGDHMFLSYHHGRHGGHEPLELAVSDDAGATWHEAPDDHPMVYVHPATGRKGIEFASGVLGYPRDDTIVYIDHDTVEMSDRWKDRTSGSYHEVGQVENPTFLWRRWSTAGEPLEKHTFKVRDLPFERASYQSYSSLIELDNGDYLTALEWVDLLPADEWSTDTRGRIRKTRIGVFIVRSSDQGYTWDFVHKFDAGEVKPIYGHADRAVDEGFDEADLVVTANGDILCVMRTGSYSPMFQSRSTDGGRTWSEPTNTGWQAVKPRLTLLPNGILACASGRGAYGHPQVTHVMLSLDGNGEHWETPFAFHTRGGCSYTSKMYRDDRLHVIYSDSDFTRELGTIGLPSQRICRAVIDVQSPAS from the coding sequence ATGCTGCGGCAAGCCACCTACGAGCGAAACGGCCGCACCGCGTCGATCAGCGTCGAGCGCATCGACACCTGGTTCGAGACCACCGACTCGGTCATCAATTTCCCGGGCCTGGTGGAGCTCGAAGGCGACCACATGTTCCTGAGCTATCACCACGGGCGTCACGGCGGCCACGAGCCGCTGGAGCTCGCCGTGTCGGACGACGCCGGCGCCACCTGGCATGAAGCGCCCGACGATCACCCGATGGTCTACGTCCACCCGGCAACGGGCCGCAAGGGCATCGAGTTCGCATCCGGCGTTCTGGGATACCCCCGCGACGACACCATCGTGTACATCGACCACGACACGGTGGAGATGTCGGATCGCTGGAAGGACCGCACCTCAGGCTCCTATCACGAAGTGGGGCAGGTCGAGAACCCGACATTCCTTTGGCGGCGCTGGTCCACGGCCGGCGAGCCGTTGGAAAAGCACACCTTCAAGGTTCGAGATCTCCCGTTCGAGCGCGCCTCGTATCAGTCCTACAGCTCGCTCATCGAGCTGGACAACGGCGACTACCTGACGGCGCTGGAGTGGGTTGACCTGCTGCCGGCCGACGAGTGGTCCACCGACACCCGCGGACGAATCCGCAAGACGCGCATCGGCGTCTTCATCGTGCGTTCGAGCGACCAGGGCTACACCTGGGATTTCGTGCACAAGTTCGACGCCGGCGAGGTCAAGCCCATCTACGGCCACGCCGATCGCGCCGTAGACGAGGGATTCGACGAGGCCGACCTCGTCGTCACGGCCAACGGCGACATCCTCTGCGTGATGCGCACCGGCAGCTATTCGCCGATGTTCCAGTCGCGCTCCACCGACGGCGGCCGCACCTGGTCCGAGCCCACCAACACTGGCTGGCAGGCCGTCAAGCCGCGGCTGACGCTGCTGCCCAACGGCATCCTCGCCTGCGCCTCCGGGCGCGGGGCCTACGGACACCCGCAGGTCACGCACGTGATGCTGAGCCTGGACGGCAACGGCGAACACTGGGAGACGCCCTTCGCCTTTCACACGCGCGGCGGCTGCTCCTACACCTCCAAGATGTACAGGGACGACCGGCTGCACGTGATCTACTCGGACTCGGACTTCACCCGCGAGCTGGGAACCATCGGCTTGCCGTCGCAGCGAATCTGCCGCGCCGTGATCGACGTGCAGAGCCCGGCGTCCTAG